The Fusarium fujikuroi IMI 58289 draft genome, chromosome FFUJ_chr05 DNA segment ATCAATCGCTGCGCAGATGAGGAGCTTGCGAGCAATGGCTGGCATTGTGCGGGGGGCACGTAGTTCTTATCGACGGCACTTGGTAGGCATTCAAAGGTAAATACAGGGAAGCAAGATAAGAGATTGGCGATCTAGAAAGAATAGGTAGACAGAGACGAGACAGGTTGCGAAGAAGCTGCAGGAAGAACTGGGCCAAGCTGCAGCTCACCCAAGAGATGGGAAGGATCGAATCGAGTGGCTATTACTACACTTGATATGACCGCATCAGCTCACTCATTTTTTTCGGTGGTGGAGACGTCATAACCTGGCATTTCACTGCATCCGTTATAGCATAGCGCAAAATAGCCGCCGCCGACATCGCATTCGCATATCGAAATTATTTCGATATATCCACTTTGGCTCGTTTTCGTATTGGGCTTCAGACATGCTTCGGATATCCTTTGGTCTCGCCAAGATAGACAGTTGAtgatattactattatacccAGGAGGACCCAATGTCATACACCAATTATTGCACCAGATAAGCCCAGAACATAAAAAATTCGGAAACAAATCTGAGCAGCAACAAACAGTCGTTCAAGGACTGTCTGTCCATAGACGAAAATGTGTTCCATCTTTTGCTTTCGTCCTCGTCGTGGGGTATCTTAGATAGCGAGGCGCTCAACCTTGTCGCGCATAGCTCGGATCTGGCCGGCGAGCTCGCTGGCGTCgttgctggtgatgctggcGGCGATGACGGCACGGCTGACACCGCAGGCACGGCCGAGGTGCATCTTGCTGCTAACGTAAACATAGGGGACTATCAAGCACAAGTTAGCAATCGACCCAGACTGCATCAGAATTACCAATTGTGCTTACCGTTCTTGTCCTcgcagagaagaggaaggtGGAGGAGAATGGCGAGGGGCTGAGTGTCAGCAGCGAGGATGACGAGCTCAGAGACACCGCGGTTCAGGGTCTTGGTGGCTTCGTTAGCTCCCTTCTTCAGCTGGCGGGCATCTGTGAAGTGCGTTAGCGAATTGGTCTAAACTGGGCCTTATTGACGATGACTTACGCTGAGAAGATTgaacaagatcgagaagctcctgCTCGAGCTTCTGATCGGCAAGGGGCCAGGCTATCGGCATATCAGTGAATATTCACAAGAGAGCTACAAGGTAATTGGACATACCAGCACTCTCAGACATTGTGAAGACTAGACCGAGGTTTTTGAGGAAAGTTTCTAATCGATGGCAGTCAGTCGCTGATCCTTGTTGGAATTTGAGGATAGTCAAGTCGAGGCTGCGTACAGGATGGTATAAGTATCAGGGTTCCTTGCGTTGGCTCGCCCTGAGGACTGAAAGTGAGGTTGGCGGAGGAATGTGGTTGGCGATATATCGACAaagtcaagaaggaagaagaaaaaaagagaagaagctggataATATGCGCCAAGGCGGCAGAAAAATTCACATGTGGCGTGCCGAGCCTTGTGTGGCTTGCTGCTGCGAGGCTTTCCTGGTCCCACTTCTCCTGTTTCGAGCTCACCAGTCAGAGACTGGCCTGGCTGGTCCATCTTTTATCCGAAACACCCAGCCGCCCCGTAGTGCATTATGTAATGCTCCCCGTGCCTCTCCCTCCCATTAGAGTACAGCAAAACCTTGCCGCCAACCAGACGCCAACCTGGAATGAGACCTTAACAAGCACACCTTCACCTCgacatcttcgtcctcaacCCCCAAGCAAACGATTCCTGTTGTCCAACGACTTCATCTCCCAACAGCTTAGCTCGTTCTCGGATCCCTCGATACACCTTCTGAAACGATATTGTCCCATTGATATCTGCTTATCCTCAGATAAA contains these protein-coding regions:
- a CDS encoding probable 13 kD U4/U6.U5 snRNP associate protein Snu13, which codes for MSESAAWPLADQKLEQELLDLVQSSQHARQLKKGANEATKTLNRGVSELVILAADTQPLAILLHLPLLCEDKNVPYVYVSSKMHLGRACGVSRAVIAASITSNDASELAGQIRAMRDKVERLAI